One stretch of Actinacidiphila sp. DG2A-62 DNA includes these proteins:
- a CDS encoding acyl-CoA thioesterase, with translation MRELLELLDLERIEEDIFRGFSRSAVVPRVFGGQVAAQALVAAGRTVPAERGAHSLHSYFLRPGDPGAPIVYEVDRIRDGRSFTTRRVVAIQHGQPIFHLSASFQVHEAGLEHQEPMPYAPDPETLPSAEELLPAHADKFPDPRVVDRLLEARAAVDLRYVEDPPFLTAGTAREPRSQVWFRARGRLADDPMLHVCLATYVSDMTLLDSVLLAHGRGGWAVGDVVGASLDHAMWFHRPLRADEWLLYDQQSPSASGGRGLGTARIYTRDGRLAVSVIQEGLVRIPRA, from the coding sequence CTGCGGGAACTGCTGGAACTGCTGGACCTGGAGCGCATCGAAGAGGACATCTTCCGCGGATTCAGCCGTTCGGCGGTGGTGCCGCGGGTCTTCGGCGGGCAGGTCGCCGCACAGGCGCTGGTCGCCGCCGGCCGCACCGTCCCCGCGGAGCGCGGCGCGCACTCCCTGCACTCGTACTTCCTGCGCCCGGGCGACCCCGGCGCCCCCATCGTCTACGAGGTCGACCGCATCCGCGACGGCCGCTCCTTCACCACCCGGCGCGTCGTCGCCATCCAGCACGGCCAGCCGATCTTCCACCTCTCGGCGTCCTTCCAGGTCCACGAGGCCGGCCTGGAGCACCAGGAGCCGATGCCGTACGCACCCGACCCCGAGACGCTGCCCAGCGCCGAGGAACTGCTCCCCGCGCACGCCGACAAGTTCCCCGACCCGCGCGTCGTCGACCGCCTCCTGGAGGCGCGCGCCGCGGTCGACCTGCGATACGTCGAGGACCCGCCGTTCCTGACCGCGGGGACCGCCCGCGAACCGCGCTCCCAGGTGTGGTTCCGGGCCCGCGGCCGGCTCGCCGACGACCCCATGCTGCACGTGTGCCTGGCCACCTATGTGTCCGACATGACCCTGCTGGACTCCGTGCTGCTCGCCCACGGACGCGGCGGCTGGGCCGTCGGCGACGTGGTCGGCGCCAGCCTGGACCACGCCATGTGGTTCCACCGGCCGCTGCGCGCGGACGAGTGGCTGCTGTACGACCAGCAGAGTCCGTCCGCCTCCGGCGGCCGGGGCCTGGGGACCGCCCGCATCTACACCCGCGACGGGCGGCTGGCCGTGTCGGTGATCCAGGAGGGCCTGGTCAGGATTCCGCGCGCCTGA
- a CDS encoding acyl-CoA dehydrogenase family protein: MRRTVFNEDHEAFRQTIRAFIEAEVVPVYDEWLHAGQAPRDFYYKLGELGVFGIEVPEEYGGAGEQSFKFQAVLSEECARAGVSFGGSSVHTGLCLPYLTAYATDEQKKRWLPGFVTGETMFAIAMTEPGTGSDLAGMKTTAKRSADGTHYVLNGAKTFITGGVHADRVIVCARTAPATPEDRRAGISLFVVDTTSEGYSVGRKLDKLGLKASDTAELAFSDVKVPVEDLLGEEGKGFSYLGQNLPQERLAIAFGAYAQAAAAVRFAQDYVQERTVFGRTVASFQNTKFELAACKAEVDAAQAVVDRALDAHDRRELTAADAASAKLFCTEVAARVIDRCLQLHGGYGYMNEYPIARLYADNRVNRIYGGTSEVMKSIIAKSMGL; this comes from the coding sequence GTGCGTCGCACGGTGTTCAACGAGGACCACGAGGCGTTCCGCCAGACGATACGCGCCTTCATCGAGGCCGAGGTCGTACCCGTCTACGACGAGTGGCTGCACGCGGGACAGGCCCCCCGCGACTTCTACTACAAGCTCGGCGAGCTGGGCGTCTTCGGGATCGAGGTCCCCGAGGAGTACGGCGGCGCCGGCGAGCAGAGCTTCAAGTTCCAGGCCGTCCTCAGCGAGGAGTGCGCCCGCGCCGGCGTCAGCTTCGGCGGCAGCAGCGTCCACACCGGCCTGTGCCTGCCGTACCTGACGGCCTACGCCACCGACGAGCAGAAGAAGCGCTGGCTGCCCGGCTTCGTCACCGGCGAGACGATGTTCGCCATCGCCATGACCGAGCCCGGCACCGGCTCGGACCTGGCCGGCATGAAGACCACCGCCAAGCGCTCCGCCGACGGCACCCACTACGTCCTCAACGGCGCCAAGACCTTCATCACCGGCGGCGTCCACGCCGACCGCGTCATCGTCTGCGCCCGCACCGCCCCCGCCACCCCCGAGGACCGCAGGGCCGGCATCTCCCTGTTCGTCGTCGACACCACCTCCGAGGGCTACAGCGTCGGCCGCAAGCTCGACAAGCTCGGCCTGAAGGCGTCCGACACCGCCGAACTCGCCTTCTCCGACGTCAAGGTCCCCGTTGAGGACCTGCTCGGCGAGGAGGGCAAGGGCTTCTCCTACCTCGGCCAGAACCTCCCGCAGGAGCGCCTGGCCATCGCCTTCGGCGCCTACGCCCAGGCCGCGGCGGCCGTCCGCTTCGCCCAGGACTACGTCCAGGAGCGCACCGTCTTCGGCCGCACCGTCGCGTCCTTCCAGAACACCAAGTTCGAACTGGCCGCCTGCAAGGCCGAGGTCGACGCCGCGCAGGCCGTCGTGGACCGCGCCCTGGACGCCCACGACCGCCGCGAGCTGACCGCGGCGGACGCCGCCTCCGCCAAGCTGTTCTGCACCGAGGTCGCCGCCCGCGTCATCGACCGCTGCCTCCAGCTGCACGGCGGCTACGGCTACATGAACGAGTACCCGATCGCCCGGCTGTACGCTGACAACCGCGTCAACCGGATCTACGGCGGGACCAGTGAAGTGATGAAGTCGATCATCGCCAAGTCGATGGGGCTGTGA
- a CDS encoding SACE_7040 family transcriptional regulator — protein MNPTRTVENRREQILREAARLFAERGFHGVGVDEIGAAVGISGPGLYRHFAGKDAMLAELLVGISDRLLSAGRMRVAEAPGPAEALDALIRGHIDFAIDDRPLITLHDRELDRLRDSDRKLVRQLQRQYVEEWVGVVRRLYPDATELEARAAVHAVFGLLNSTPHLGGGGRAPDRAATAALLHRLALSALDALDSGRTWTAGWTDG, from the coding sequence ATGAACCCGACGAGGACTGTGGAAAACCGCCGCGAGCAGATCCTGCGGGAGGCCGCGCGGCTCTTCGCCGAACGCGGCTTCCACGGCGTCGGCGTGGACGAGATAGGCGCCGCGGTCGGCATCAGCGGCCCCGGCCTGTACCGCCACTTCGCGGGCAAGGACGCGATGCTGGCCGAACTGCTGGTGGGGATCAGCGACCGGTTGCTGTCGGCCGGCCGGATGCGGGTCGCCGAGGCGCCGGGCCCGGCCGAGGCGCTGGACGCCCTGATCCGCGGCCACATCGACTTCGCCATCGACGACCGTCCGCTGATCACCCTGCACGACCGCGAGCTGGACCGGCTGCGCGACTCCGACCGCAAGCTGGTCCGCCAGCTCCAGCGGCAGTACGTCGAGGAGTGGGTCGGCGTCGTCCGCCGGCTCTACCCCGACGCCACCGAACTCGAGGCCCGCGCTGCCGTGCACGCCGTCTTCGGCCTGCTGAACTCCACCCCGCACCTCGGCGGCGGCGGCCGCGCGCCGGACCGCGCCGCCACCGCCGCCCTGCTGCACCGGCTGGCGCTGAGCGCGCTGGACGCCCTCGACAGCGGCCGGACCTGGACAGCCGGCTGGACCGACGGGTAA
- a CDS encoding carboxyl transferase domain-containing protein: MAAPALSSAVDPASQAYRTNAEAHAALGSVLRDKLAAARLGGGERARARHVSRDKLLPRDRVDGLLDPGSPFLELAPLAADGMYDGQAPAAGVIAGIGRVSGREVVVVANDATVKGGTYYPMTVKKHLRAQEVALDNHLPCVYLVDSGGAFLPRQDEVFPDRDHFGRIFFNQATMSARGIPQIAAVMGSCTAGGAYVPAMSDEAVIVRNQGTIFLGGPPLVKAATGEVVTAEELGGGEVHARTSGVTDHLAEDDAHALRIVRDIVSTLPARGAPPWTVRPAEPPAVDPAGLYGAVPVDSRTPYDVREVIARLVDGSRFAEFKAEYGTTLVTGFAHVQGHPVGIVANNGILFAESALKGAHFIELCDQRGIPLLFLQNISGFMVGRQYEAGGIAKHGAKMVTAVACARVPKLTVVIGGSYGAGNYSMCGRAYSPRFLWMWPNAKISVMGGEQAASVLATVKRDQLAAAGEKWSEQDEEAFKAPVREQYETQGSAYYATARLWDDGVIDPLETRTVLGLALTACANAPLPTPDPSAPGYGVFRM; encoded by the coding sequence ATGGCAGCACCCGCCCTGTCCAGCGCCGTAGATCCGGCGTCGCAGGCGTACCGCACCAACGCCGAGGCGCACGCCGCGCTCGGATCGGTGCTGCGCGACAAGCTCGCCGCCGCCCGGCTGGGCGGCGGCGAGAGGGCGCGCGCCCGGCACGTCTCGCGCGACAAGCTGCTGCCGCGCGACCGGGTGGACGGCCTGCTCGACCCCGGCTCGCCGTTCCTGGAGCTGGCGCCGCTGGCGGCCGACGGGATGTACGACGGACAGGCGCCCGCCGCGGGCGTGATCGCCGGGATCGGGCGGGTCTCGGGCCGCGAGGTCGTCGTGGTCGCCAACGACGCCACCGTCAAGGGCGGCACCTACTACCCGATGACGGTCAAGAAGCACCTGCGCGCGCAGGAGGTGGCCCTGGACAACCACCTGCCGTGCGTCTACCTGGTCGACTCCGGCGGCGCCTTCCTCCCCCGGCAGGACGAGGTCTTCCCCGACCGCGACCATTTCGGCCGGATCTTCTTCAACCAGGCCACCATGTCCGCGCGCGGCATCCCGCAGATCGCCGCGGTCATGGGCTCGTGCACGGCCGGCGGCGCCTATGTGCCGGCGATGAGCGACGAGGCGGTGATCGTGCGGAACCAGGGCACGATCTTCCTGGGCGGGCCGCCCCTGGTGAAGGCCGCGACCGGCGAGGTGGTCACCGCGGAGGAGTTGGGCGGCGGCGAGGTGCACGCCCGCACCTCCGGCGTCACCGACCACCTGGCGGAGGACGACGCCCACGCGCTGCGCATCGTCCGCGACATCGTCTCCACGCTGCCCGCGCGCGGGGCGCCGCCGTGGACGGTGCGCCCGGCCGAGCCGCCCGCGGTCGACCCCGCCGGGCTCTACGGAGCGGTGCCGGTGGACTCCCGCACCCCGTACGACGTGCGGGAGGTGATCGCGCGGCTGGTCGACGGCAGCAGGTTCGCGGAGTTCAAGGCCGAGTACGGCACGACGCTGGTCACCGGCTTCGCGCACGTCCAGGGCCACCCGGTCGGCATCGTGGCCAACAACGGCATCCTGTTCGCCGAGTCGGCGCTGAAGGGCGCGCACTTCATCGAGCTGTGCGACCAGCGCGGCATCCCGCTGCTGTTCCTGCAGAACATCTCGGGGTTCATGGTCGGCCGGCAGTACGAGGCCGGCGGCATCGCCAAGCACGGCGCCAAGATGGTCACCGCGGTGGCCTGCGCACGGGTGCCCAAGCTGACCGTGGTCATCGGCGGGTCCTACGGCGCGGGCAACTACTCGATGTGCGGCCGCGCCTACAGCCCCCGGTTCCTGTGGATGTGGCCGAACGCGAAGATCTCGGTGATGGGCGGCGAGCAGGCCGCCTCGGTGCTGGCCACCGTCAAGCGCGACCAGCTCGCCGCGGCCGGAGAGAAGTGGAGCGAGCAGGACGAGGAGGCGTTCAAGGCGCCGGTCCGCGAGCAGTACGAGACCCAGGGCAGCGCCTACTACGCCACCGCGAGGCTGTGGGACGACGGTGTGATCGACCCGCTGGAGACCCGGACGGTGCTGGGCCTGGCCCTCACCGCCTGCGCCAACGCCCCGCTGCCGACCCCCGACCCGAGCGCGCCCGGCTACGGCGTGTTCCGGATGTGA
- a CDS encoding hydroxymethylglutaryl-CoA lyase, with translation MAVAAPGLPPAVRIHEVGARDGLQNEKATVPTRVKAEFVHRLADAGLTTIEATSFVHPTWVPQLADAAELMPLLADLTEDGGRSPGVRLPVLVPNERGLDRALELGVREIAVFGSATESFARANLNRTVDESLAMFEPVVARARAAGASVRGYLSMCFGDPWEGPVPIAQVAAVARRLYAMGCTELSLGDTIGVATPGHVTALLTALTTGVDPAPAAGSAAAAGPSTGPRTGTGGGTGGGTGTAGPIPVAHLAVHFHDTYGQALSNTLAALQHGVTVVDASAGGLGGCPYAKSATGNLATEDLVWMLHGLGIRTGVDLDRLSATSVWMAEQLGRPSPSRTVRALTHQEQ, from the coding sequence ATGGCGGTGGCCGCGCCCGGCCTGCCCCCGGCCGTGCGCATCCACGAGGTCGGCGCCCGGGACGGGCTGCAGAACGAGAAGGCGACCGTGCCGACGCGGGTGAAGGCGGAGTTCGTGCACCGGCTCGCCGATGCCGGGCTGACGACGATCGAGGCGACGAGTTTCGTGCACCCCACGTGGGTGCCCCAACTGGCCGACGCCGCCGAGCTGATGCCGCTGCTGGCCGACCTCACCGAGGACGGCGGCCGCTCCCCCGGTGTGCGGCTGCCCGTGCTGGTGCCCAACGAGCGCGGCCTGGACCGGGCGCTGGAGCTGGGCGTGCGCGAGATCGCCGTCTTCGGCAGCGCCACGGAGTCCTTCGCGCGGGCCAACCTCAACCGCACGGTGGACGAGTCGCTGGCGATGTTCGAGCCGGTGGTGGCACGCGCCAGGGCCGCGGGAGCGAGCGTGCGCGGCTACCTGTCGATGTGCTTCGGCGACCCCTGGGAGGGCCCGGTGCCGATCGCGCAGGTCGCCGCCGTCGCCCGGCGGCTGTACGCCATGGGCTGCACCGAGCTGAGCCTCGGGGACACCATCGGGGTCGCCACGCCCGGCCACGTCACCGCCCTGCTCACCGCCCTCACCACGGGCGTGGACCCGGCCCCGGCGGCCGGCTCCGCGGCGGCCGCCGGCCCGAGCACCGGCCCACGCACCGGAACCGGGGGCGGAACCGGGGGCGGAACCGGGACCGCCGGCCCCATCCCTGTCGCACATCTGGCCGTGCACTTCCACGACACCTATGGGCAGGCCCTGTCCAACACCCTCGCCGCGCTCCAGCACGGCGTGACCGTCGTGGACGCCTCCGCCGGCGGCCTCGGCGGCTGCCCGTACGCCAAGAGCGCCACCGGCAACCTCGCCACCGAAGACCTCGTGTGGATGCTGCACGGCCTCGGCATCCGTACCGGGGTCGACCTCGACCGCCTCAGCGCCACAAGCGTCTGGATGGCGGAGCAGCTGGGACGGCCCAGCCCGTCCCGTACCGTCCGCGCCCTGACCCACCAGGAGCAGTAG
- a CDS encoding acyl-CoA dehydrogenase family protein translates to MSIDHRLSEEHEQLRATVAEFAHDVIAPKIGDFYEREEFPYEIVREMGRMGLFGLPFPEEYGGMGGDYLALGLALEELARVDSSVAITLEAGVSLGAMPVFRFGTEEQKKTWLPKLCSGEMLGAFGLTEPDGGSDAGGTRTTARLDETTGEWVINGTKCFITNSGTDITGLVTVTAVTGRKPDGRPRISSIIVPSGTPGFTVSKKYSKVGWNASDTRELSFTDCRVPAANLLGEEGRGYAQFLRILDEGRIAISALATGLAQGCVDESLAYARQREAFGRPIGANQAIQFKIADMEMRAYTARLAWRDAASRLVRGEPFKKEAALAKLYSSEIAVTNAREATQVHGGYGFMNEYPVARMWRDAKILEIGEGTSEVQRMLIARELGMTG, encoded by the coding sequence ATGTCGATCGACCACCGCCTCTCCGAGGAGCACGAGCAGCTGCGCGCGACCGTCGCGGAGTTCGCCCACGACGTGATCGCCCCGAAGATCGGCGACTTCTACGAGCGGGAGGAGTTCCCGTACGAGATCGTGCGGGAGATGGGCCGGATGGGCCTGTTCGGGCTGCCGTTCCCCGAGGAGTACGGCGGCATGGGCGGCGACTACCTGGCGCTGGGCCTGGCGCTGGAGGAGCTGGCCCGGGTGGACTCCTCGGTGGCGATCACCCTGGAGGCCGGGGTGTCGCTGGGCGCGATGCCGGTGTTCCGGTTCGGCACCGAGGAGCAGAAGAAGACCTGGCTGCCGAAGCTGTGCTCCGGGGAGATGCTGGGCGCGTTCGGGCTGACCGAGCCGGACGGCGGCTCGGACGCCGGGGGCACCCGTACCACCGCCCGGCTCGACGAGACCACCGGCGAGTGGGTGATCAACGGCACCAAGTGCTTCATCACCAACTCCGGCACGGACATCACCGGCCTGGTCACCGTGACCGCCGTGACCGGCCGCAAGCCGGACGGCCGGCCGCGGATCTCCTCGATCATCGTGCCGTCGGGCACCCCCGGGTTCACGGTGTCGAAGAAGTACAGCAAGGTCGGCTGGAACGCCTCGGACACCCGCGAGCTGTCCTTCACCGACTGCCGGGTCCCGGCGGCGAACCTGCTGGGCGAGGAGGGCCGCGGGTACGCCCAGTTCCTGCGCATCCTGGACGAGGGCCGGATCGCGATCTCGGCGCTGGCCACCGGACTGGCCCAGGGCTGTGTGGACGAGTCGCTGGCGTACGCGCGGCAGCGCGAGGCGTTCGGACGGCCGATCGGCGCCAACCAGGCGATCCAGTTCAAGATCGCCGACATGGAGATGCGGGCCTACACCGCGCGGCTGGCCTGGCGGGACGCGGCGTCGCGGCTGGTGCGCGGCGAGCCGTTCAAGAAGGAGGCGGCGCTCGCCAAGCTCTACTCCTCCGAGATCGCGGTGACCAACGCCCGCGAGGCCACCCAGGTGCACGGCGGCTACGGCTTCATGAACGAGTACCCGGTGGCCCGGATGTGGCGCGACGCGAAGATCCTGGAGATCGGCGAGGGCACGAGCGAGGTGCAGCGGATGCTGATCGCGCGGGAGCTGGGCATGACCGGCTGA
- a CDS encoding beta-N-acetylhexosaminidase — MRGALPRVLCALLLASGATAAGARAASSPPGSAPGAASGAATASGSASGSGSAASRAAAAEVDARVIPVPAAVQAGGGAFRITSGTRIEVDGGADAPDAGSPEAHAVADYAAALLRPATGYPLPVEQSRTADGEGGRDADPAGIVLALDSADPGLGDEGYRLRTTAQAVTVTARTPAGLFHGVQTLRQLLPAAVESHDAVSGVAWTVPDADIRDVPRYAYRGAMLDSARHFLTVAQVERAIDQYALYKINTLHLHLTDDQGWRIAIDSWPRLASYGGSTQVGGGSGGYYTQADYREIVRYAASRFLTVVPEIDGPGHSNAALASYAELNCDGKAPALYTGTAVGFSSFCAPKEVTYTFLDDVVREIAALTPGPYVHIGGDEAQSTSAADYATYTDRAQQIVAAHGKTAVGWHQIDSAHPAPGALAQYWGTAGNEADVAKAAQAGTGLIMSPANRSYLDMQYDASTPVGKHWAGYVDVRTSYDWDPATFVQGVPAGAVRGVEAALWTETLQANKDMDYMTFPRLPGIAEIGWSPQATHDWDAYRVRLAAQGPRWAAMGIDYYRSPQVDWPAS, encoded by the coding sequence ATGCGAGGGGCGCTGCCCCGGGTGCTGTGCGCCCTGCTGTTGGCGTCCGGTGCCACGGCCGCCGGCGCGCGCGCCGCGTCCTCCCCGCCGGGGTCCGCGCCCGGGGCCGCTTCGGGCGCCGCGACCGCCTCGGGCTCGGCCTCGGGCTCCGGCTCGGCCGCCTCGCGGGCCGCCGCGGCGGAAGTCGACGCGCGGGTCATCCCCGTGCCGGCCGCGGTGCAGGCCGGCGGCGGCGCCTTCCGCATCACCTCCGGGACGCGGATCGAGGTCGACGGCGGGGCCGACGCCCCCGACGCCGGCTCGCCGGAGGCCCACGCGGTCGCCGACTACGCCGCCGCGCTGCTGCGCCCGGCCACCGGCTACCCGCTGCCGGTCGAGCAGAGCCGTACCGCCGACGGCGAGGGCGGACGCGACGCCGACCCCGCGGGCATCGTGCTCGCGCTGGACTCCGCCGATCCGGGCCTCGGCGACGAGGGCTACCGGCTGCGTACCACCGCGCAGGCCGTCACCGTCACCGCCCGCACCCCGGCGGGCCTCTTCCACGGCGTGCAGACCCTGCGTCAGCTGCTGCCCGCCGCCGTCGAGAGCCACGACGCTGTTTCCGGCGTCGCGTGGACCGTGCCCGACGCCGACATCCGCGACGTGCCGCGCTACGCCTACCGCGGCGCGATGCTCGACTCCGCCCGGCACTTCCTGACCGTCGCCCAGGTCGAGCGCGCCATCGACCAGTACGCCCTGTACAAGATCAACACGCTGCACCTGCACCTCACCGACGACCAGGGCTGGCGCATCGCGATCGACTCCTGGCCGCGCCTCGCCTCCTACGGCGGCAGCACCCAGGTCGGCGGCGGCTCCGGCGGCTACTACACGCAGGCCGACTACCGGGAGATCGTCCGCTACGCCGCCTCCCGCTTCCTCACCGTCGTCCCCGAGATCGACGGCCCCGGCCACAGCAACGCCGCGCTCGCCTCGTACGCCGAGCTGAACTGCGACGGCAAGGCCCCGGCCCTCTACACCGGCACCGCGGTCGGCTTCAGCTCCTTCTGCGCGCCCAAGGAGGTCACGTACACCTTCCTGGACGACGTCGTGCGCGAGATCGCCGCCCTCACCCCGGGGCCGTACGTGCACATCGGCGGCGACGAGGCGCAGTCCACCAGCGCCGCCGACTACGCCACCTACACCGACCGGGCCCAGCAGATCGTTGCCGCCCACGGCAAGACCGCGGTCGGCTGGCACCAGATCGACTCCGCGCACCCGGCCCCCGGCGCCCTCGCCCAGTACTGGGGGACGGCGGGCAACGAGGCCGACGTCGCCAAGGCCGCCCAGGCCGGCACCGGGCTGATCATGTCACCGGCCAACCGCTCCTACCTCGACATGCAGTACGACGCCTCCACCCCGGTCGGCAAGCACTGGGCCGGCTACGTCGACGTGCGCACCTCCTACGACTGGGACCCGGCGACCTTCGTCCAGGGCGTCCCCGCGGGCGCCGTGCGGGGCGTCGAGGCGGCGCTGTGGACCGAGACGCTCCAGGCGAACAAGGACATGGACTACATGACCTTCCCGCGCCTGCCCGGCATCGCCGAGATCGGCTGGTCCCCGCAGGCCACGCACGACTGGGACGCCTATCGGGTGCGCCTGGCCGCGCAGGGCCCGCGCTGGGCGGCGATGGGGATCGACTACTACCGCTCGCCGCAGGTGGACTGGCCGGCGTCCTGA
- the glmS gene encoding glutamine--fructose-6-phosphate transaminase (isomerizing), with product MCGIVGYIGRRDVAPLLLEGLQRLEYRGYDSAGVVIHGKSGELRAVKAKGRVRELESRIPKRFAGTTGIAHTRWATHGAPSDENAHPHLDSESKVAVVHNGIIDNASELRAKLVADGTVFASDTDTEVLAHLIGRAQAETLEKKVSEALRSIEGTYGLAVMHRDFPDRIVVARNGSPVVLGIGEKEMFVASDVAALIAHTRQVVTLGDGEMATLKADDFRTYTTEGSLTTATPTTVEWEAESYDMGGHDTYMHKEIAEQAEAVDRVLRGRIDDRFATVHLGGLNLEPGEARRVRRIKILGCGTSYHAGQIGAQLIEELARIPADAEPASEFRYRNPVVDPDTLYVAVSQSGETYDVLAAVQELKRKGARVLGVVNVVGSAIAREADGGTYVHAGPEVCVVSTKCFTNTVVAFALLALHLGRIRDLSVSDGRRIIEGLRRLPGQIDDILKTEPEIKRLAKSYADAKSMLFIGRVRGFPVAREASLKLKEVSYIHAEAYPASELKHGPLALIEPAMPTVAIVPDDDLLEKNRAAMEEIKARSGRILAVAHQEQEKADHTIVVPKNEDELDPILMGIPLQLFAYHTALALGRDIDKPRNLAKSVTVE from the coding sequence ATGTGCGGAATCGTCGGTTACATCGGCAGGCGCGACGTCGCGCCGCTGCTGCTGGAGGGCCTGCAGAGGCTGGAGTACCGCGGCTACGACTCGGCCGGCGTGGTGATCCACGGCAAGTCCGGCGAGCTGCGCGCGGTCAAGGCCAAGGGCCGGGTGCGCGAGCTGGAGAGCCGCATCCCCAAGCGGTTCGCCGGCACCACCGGCATCGCGCACACCCGCTGGGCCACCCACGGCGCGCCGAGCGACGAGAACGCGCACCCCCACCTGGACAGCGAGAGCAAGGTCGCCGTCGTCCACAACGGGATCATCGACAACGCCTCCGAGCTGCGCGCCAAGCTCGTCGCCGACGGCACGGTCTTCGCCTCCGACACCGACACCGAGGTGCTCGCCCACCTGATCGGCCGCGCCCAGGCCGAGACCCTGGAGAAGAAGGTCAGCGAGGCGCTGCGGTCGATCGAGGGGACCTACGGCCTCGCGGTGATGCACCGCGACTTCCCCGACCGCATCGTGGTGGCCCGCAACGGCTCGCCCGTGGTGCTGGGCATCGGCGAGAAGGAGATGTTCGTCGCCTCCGACGTGGCGGCGCTGATCGCGCACACCCGCCAGGTCGTCACCCTCGGGGACGGCGAGATGGCCACGCTCAAGGCCGACGACTTCCGCACGTACACCACCGAGGGCTCGCTGACCACGGCGACGCCGACCACGGTGGAGTGGGAGGCCGAGTCGTACGACATGGGCGGCCACGACACGTACATGCACAAGGAGATCGCCGAGCAGGCCGAGGCGGTGGACCGGGTGCTGCGCGGGCGGATCGACGACCGGTTCGCCACCGTGCACCTGGGCGGGCTGAACCTGGAGCCGGGCGAGGCCCGCCGGGTGCGGCGGATCAAGATCCTCGGCTGCGGCACCAGCTACCACGCGGGCCAGATCGGCGCCCAGCTCATCGAGGAGCTTGCCCGCATCCCCGCGGACGCCGAGCCGGCCTCGGAGTTCCGCTACCGCAACCCGGTGGTGGACCCCGACACCCTGTACGTCGCCGTGTCGCAGTCCGGCGAGACCTACGACGTGCTGGCCGCGGTCCAGGAGCTGAAGCGCAAGGGCGCGCGGGTGCTCGGCGTGGTCAACGTGGTGGGCTCGGCGATCGCCCGCGAGGCCGACGGCGGCACCTATGTGCACGCGGGCCCCGAGGTGTGCGTGGTGTCCACCAAGTGCTTCACCAACACGGTGGTGGCCTTCGCGCTGCTCGCGCTGCACCTGGGCCGTATCCGCGACCTGTCGGTCTCCGACGGCCGGCGGATCATCGAGGGCCTGCGCCGGCTACCCGGCCAGATCGACGACATCCTCAAGACCGAGCCGGAGATCAAGCGGCTCGCCAAGAGCTACGCGGACGCCAAGTCGATGCTCTTCATCGGCCGGGTGCGCGGCTTCCCGGTGGCGCGCGAGGCGTCGCTGAAGCTCAAGGAGGTCTCGTACATCCACGCCGAGGCGTACCCGGCGAGCGAGCTGAAGCACGGGCCGCTGGCGCTGATCGAGCCGGCGATGCCGACCGTGGCGATCGTGCCGGACGACGACCTGCTGGAGAAGAACCGGGCGGCGATGGAGGAGATCAAGGCGCGCAGCGGGCGCATCCTGGCGGTCGCCCACCAGGAGCAGGAGAAGGCCGACCACACGATCGTGGTGCCCAAGAACGAGGACGAGCTGGACCCGATCCTGATGGGCATCCCGCTGCAGCTGTTCGCCTACCACACGGCGCTGGCGCTGGGCCGCGACATCGACAAGCCGCGCAACCTCGCGAAGTCCGTCACCGTGGAGTGA
- a CDS encoding universal stress protein, which yields MAGHEIPEPADRRPPAERGAPADRRPSLAESAALPERATEESHACDPAFRHGVVVGFDGSLSSERALAYAVGMARRTHSALIIVHVANRLPATVWAGCEPPVFVDVPDHRTEVLGLELACADHLAEISWVLVERGGDICHELEEVGREYEADAIVVGGTHGLAGRIFGSVAGRLARRAQRPVVVIP from the coding sequence ATGGCCGGTCATGAGATTCCCGAGCCCGCCGACCGCAGGCCGCCCGCCGAGCGCGGGGCCCCTGCGGACCGCAGGCCGTCCCTCGCCGAGTCGGCGGCGCTGCCCGAACGCGCCACGGAAGAGAGCCACGCGTGCGACCCGGCCTTCCGGCACGGCGTGGTGGTGGGCTTCGACGGCTCCCTGTCCAGCGAGCGCGCGCTGGCGTACGCCGTGGGCATGGCCCGCAGGACGCACTCCGCGCTGATCATCGTGCACGTGGCCAACCGGTTGCCGGCCACGGTCTGGGCCGGCTGTGAGCCACCGGTCTTCGTCGACGTCCCCGACCACCGCACCGAGGTGCTCGGCCTGGAGCTGGCCTGCGCCGACCACCTCGCCGAGATCTCCTGGGTGCTGGTGGAGCGCGGCGGCGACATCTGCCACGAGCTGGAGGAGGTCGGCCGCGAGTACGAGGCCGACGCGATCGTGGTCGGCGGGACCCACGGGCTGGCCGGCCGGATCTTCGGATCGGTCGCCGGGCGCCTGGCCCGCCGCGCCCAGCGACCGGTGGTCGTCATTCCGTGA